Proteins found in one Paenibacillus sp. FSL R10-2782 genomic segment:
- a CDS encoding YlmH/Sll1252 family protein, whose protein sequence is MRTEIYEHFHPDERDYVDRASEWISHAGAYHEQKLTDFLDPRQLYILETLASKEDKVTIRVDGGYEASERKRALIAPDYSYVDGENMGIQVLSVTSDDHKISTLEHGDYLGAILGLGIKRGKIGDIHVLDDGCHVLVASEISDFITMHLQQVHRVHVWTELLSPENLRTKDVALEPLDLSVASLRLDGIASDVYKLSRSKILAPIRAGRCRVNWKVEENPSTSLKAGDVISMQGFGRFKVLETDGMTKKGRFRVKIGKFI, encoded by the coding sequence ATGCGAACCGAGATTTATGAGCATTTTCACCCGGATGAACGGGATTATGTAGATCGCGCTTCCGAATGGATCAGTCATGCGGGGGCTTATCATGAGCAGAAGCTGACTGATTTTTTGGACCCGCGTCAACTGTACATATTGGAGACGCTTGCCTCGAAGGAAGACAAGGTCACGATTAGGGTAGATGGCGGTTATGAGGCATCGGAACGAAAGCGGGCGCTAATAGCGCCCGATTATTCGTATGTGGACGGAGAGAATATGGGTATTCAGGTTCTTTCCGTCACGTCCGATGATCATAAAATTAGCACGCTGGAGCACGGGGATTATCTGGGTGCAATATTAGGACTTGGAATCAAGCGTGGAAAAATAGGGGATATTCATGTGCTGGACGATGGGTGCCATGTATTGGTGGCTTCTGAGATCAGCGATTTTATTACGATGCATTTACAGCAGGTTCACCGTGTTCATGTGTGGACAGAACTGTTGTCTCCAGAAAATCTGCGGACGAAGGATGTTGCATTGGAGCCGCTGGACTTGTCGGTGGCTTCTTTGCGTCTGGATGGCATTGCCAGTGATGTGTACAAGCTGAGCCGCAGCAAGATTTTAGCTCCGATCCGGGCCGGACGGTGCCGGGTGAATTGGAAGGTGGAGGAGAATCCATCCACTTCACTTAAAGCGGGCGATGTTATTTCCATGCAGGGATTTGGGCGTTTCAAAGTGCTGGAAACAGATGGAATGACAAAAAAAGGACGATTCCGTGTCAAAATTGGTAAGTTTATATAG
- the lspA gene encoding signal peptidase II yields the protein MIYFGIALIIFLIDQGVKYLVATRMELYEQIPVIGNFFLITSHRNRGAAFGILEGQRWLFIVITIVVVTGIIWYMRKTVKAGQKLLPVALSLVLGGAVGNFLDRAISGEVVDFAQFNFGNYTFPIFNVADSAIVIGVALIILDTLLESRRNKGNGSDSIEGKS from the coding sequence GTGATTTATTTTGGTATTGCGCTAATTATTTTTTTGATTGATCAGGGAGTCAAATATTTGGTGGCTACGCGCATGGAATTGTACGAGCAAATACCCGTCATCGGCAATTTCTTTCTAATCACGTCCCATCGTAACCGGGGAGCCGCTTTTGGGATTTTGGAAGGCCAGCGTTGGCTGTTTATCGTGATTACGATTGTGGTGGTGACCGGTATCATATGGTACATGCGGAAAACGGTAAAGGCCGGGCAGAAATTGCTTCCAGTTGCATTAAGTTTGGTGCTTGGAGGCGCGGTTGGTAACTTCCTGGATCGGGCTATTTCAGGGGAAGTGGTTGATTTTGCTCAATTCAATTTTGGAAACTATACGTTTCCGATTTTTAATGTGGCAGATTCGGCGATTGTCATTGGTGTAGCACTGATTATTTTGGATACATTATTGGAATCGCGTCGGAACAAAGGTAATGGCAGTGATAGCATTGAAGGGAAGTCATAG
- a CDS encoding aspartate carbamoyltransferase catalytic subunit: MITTTSQLRERSLLGLKELSRNEIESILDRAHYWESQPEKLVPVLQSRFAANMFFENSTRTRFSFEMAEKRLGAQVLNFSAAASSVEKGESIYDTVRTLESMGIDAGVIRLKPAGVLQELAEKVSVPLVNAGDGNNEHPTQALLDLYTMRKTFGELKGLRVSIIGDILHSRVARSNLWALQKFGAQVSFCAPDNMQASDLAAHAPYVPMQEALQADVVMMLRVQLERHAEGMLRSADEYREQYGLTEQRAANLKPGTIIMHPAPVNRNVEIDSAVVESEQSRIFPQMANGVPIRMAVMERAMKL; this comes from the coding sequence ATGATTACAACAACCAGTCAACTTAGAGAACGTAGCCTGCTCGGATTAAAAGAACTTAGCCGAAATGAAATCGAGTCCATTCTGGATCGCGCTCATTATTGGGAATCACAGCCGGAAAAGCTGGTTCCAGTGCTACAATCACGCTTTGCGGCTAACATGTTTTTTGAAAACAGCACCCGCACCCGCTTTTCTTTTGAAATGGCGGAAAAACGCTTAGGCGCTCAGGTTTTGAACTTTTCCGCTGCGGCCTCCAGTGTGGAAAAAGGGGAATCCATATACGACACGGTGCGCACGCTTGAATCCATGGGTATCGACGCAGGAGTCATTCGGCTGAAGCCAGCCGGAGTGCTGCAAGAGCTTGCTGAAAAGGTCAGTGTTCCACTGGTGAACGCCGGCGATGGCAACAACGAGCATCCAACGCAGGCGTTGCTGGATCTGTACACGATGCGCAAGACTTTCGGCGAGCTAAAAGGCTTGCGAGTATCCATCATTGGAGACATTCTGCACAGCCGTGTGGCTCGATCGAATCTGTGGGCCTTGCAAAAATTTGGAGCCCAGGTTAGCTTCTGCGCGCCGGACAATATGCAGGCATCTGATCTTGCGGCGCACGCGCCTTATGTACCGATGCAAGAGGCATTGCAGGCAGACGTAGTTATGATGCTTCGGGTACAGCTGGAACGGCACGCCGAAGGGATGCTGCGCTCAGCAGATGAGTATCGCGAGCAGTACGGCTTGACAGAGCAAAGAGCAGCCAACCTTAAACCCGGAACGATCATTATGCATCCGGCTCCAGTGAACCGGAATGTGGAAATCGACAGTGCAGTCGTGGAAAGCGAGCAATCACGGATTTTCCCGCAGATGGCAAACGGGGTTCCAATCCGCATGGCGGTTATGGAACGGGCAATGAAGCTGTAG
- a CDS encoding DUF5665 domain-containing protein has translation MNGGSRGSVATDQGTAGDQADQLNRVEKLVRSVSQQLERSRIADYALLLNKPWRLLWLNLISGLSRGLGIALGFTFFAATIIYVLQVLGALNLPIIGDYIADIVRIVQRQLQLNTY, from the coding sequence ATGAACGGAGGAAGTAGGGGGAGCGTAGCCACAGACCAAGGTACAGCAGGTGATCAGGCTGACCAGCTAAACCGTGTAGAAAAGCTGGTGCGTTCCGTGTCGCAGCAGTTGGAGCGCAGCCGCATTGCTGATTATGCCCTGTTGCTCAACAAGCCTTGGCGATTACTATGGCTAAACTTAATATCAGGTCTGTCCCGGGGGCTCGGGATCGCGCTTGGATTTACTTTTTTCGCGGCGACCATTATCTATGTGTTGCAAGTGTTGGGAGCGCTGAATTTGCCGATCATCGGTGATTATATTGCTGATATTGTACGGATTGTGCAACGACAACTGCAGCTAAACACCTACTAG
- a CDS encoding cell division protein SepF yields the protein MGVMNKFMNFLGLQEEEEVVEREVMNTPEDQEIETPSFDKRKNQKSNNVVSIHSQKNVKVVLYEPRSYDEAQEIADHIRSHRTVVVNLQRIRKDQALRIIDFLSGTVYALGGGISKVGNNIFLCTPDTVEIQGSITEILADTEQELNRMR from the coding sequence TTGGGCGTAATGAATAAGTTCATGAACTTCCTGGGACTTCAGGAAGAAGAGGAAGTTGTAGAGCGAGAGGTTATGAATACGCCGGAAGATCAAGAAATTGAAACCCCAAGCTTTGATAAACGTAAGAACCAGAAGAGCAATAATGTTGTCAGCATCCATTCACAGAAAAATGTGAAAGTTGTTCTGTATGAGCCGCGTTCTTATGATGAAGCACAGGAAATTGCTGACCACATTCGTTCCCATCGTACCGTCGTAGTCAATCTGCAACGAATCCGCAAGGACCAGGCGCTGCGCATCATTGATTTTTTAAGTGGTACTGTATATGCGTTGGGCGGGGGAATTTCCAAGGTGGGTAACAATATTTTCCTGTGTACACCGGATACGGTTGAAATTCAAGGCTCCATTACGGAAATACTAGCGGACACTGAACAAGAACTTAACAGAATGAGGTGA
- a CDS encoding DivIVA domain-containing protein — protein sequence MPLTPLDIHNKEFARRLRGYDEDQVNEFLDQVIKDYEGVIRENKELSTQLLNVQEKLDHFSTIEDTLSKTIIVAQEAADEVRNNAKKESQLIVKEAEKNADRIVNEALSKSRKIALEVEELKKQASIYRARFRTLVEAQLDLLSQDGWEALENREREVLEREREMKEIY from the coding sequence ATGCCATTAACGCCATTGGATATACATAACAAGGAATTTGCCCGCCGGCTTCGCGGTTATGACGAAGATCAGGTCAATGAATTTTTGGATCAGGTGATCAAGGATTACGAGGGCGTTATCCGTGAAAATAAAGAACTGAGTACACAGCTGTTGAATGTTCAGGAGAAGCTTGATCATTTTTCGACCATTGAGGATACGCTGAGCAAGACGATTATTGTGGCGCAAGAAGCGGCTGATGAAGTCCGTAACAACGCCAAGAAAGAATCGCAGCTCATCGTGAAGGAAGCGGAAAAGAATGCGGACCGCATTGTGAATGAAGCGTTATCTAAATCCCGCAAAATTGCGTTGGAGGTCGAGGAACTAAAGAAGCAGGCTTCGATTTACCGGGCACGTTTTCGTACACTGGTGGAGGCGCAGCTTGACTTGTTAAGTCAGGACGGATGGGAAGCGCTTGAAAATCGTGAACGCGAAGTGCTGGAGCGCGAGCGTGAAATGAAAGAAATTTATTAA
- the ileS gene encoding isoleucine--tRNA ligase, producing the protein MNRVDVKEKARSRDLRILSKWKQEDTFRKTITHREGKPNFVFYEGPPTANGKPHIGHMLGRVIKDFVGRYQTMKGYRVVRKAGWDTHGLPVELGVQKQLGISHKPEIEEYGVEKFIKKCKASVFEYEQQWRDLTEAIGYWTDLDHPYITLDNNYIESVWNILATIHEKDLLYRGHRVSPYCPDCQTTLSSHEVAQGYKDVKDLSATAKFKLHSSGEYVLAWTTTPWTLPSHVALAVNPDLEYARVKQEDGVYIVAKNLVEDVIKGDHEVIGTLPGSELVGQTYTPPFTYFQVEKGNQILGAKFVTDSSGTGIVHMAPAHGEDDYRVCRENGVGFINVVDLQGNYVDEITDFAGRFVKDCDVDIVKMLSEKGLLYSKEKYEHSYPFCWRCDTPLLYYAMDSWFIKTTAIKDQLIANNNEVEWYPGHIREGRFGKFLEELVDWNISRDRYWGTPLNIWVCEETGEQFAPHSIAELRERAIGVPADIELHKPYVDEIKVRSTCGKYEMTRTPEVIDVWFDSGSMPFAQHHYPFENNETFEQQFPADMICEGIDQTRGWFYSLFAVSTMLTGKAPYKAVMATGHVLDEQGQKMSKSKGNVIDPWEVIDEYGTDAFRWALLSDSAPWNSKRFSKGIVGEAKSKLVDTLVNTHAFLTLYADIDGFDPAQHPFKPSAHKLDRWILSRLNSLILVVDKALAVNDFLNSSKAIESFVDELSNWYIRRSRDRFWGNGLTEDKLDAYRTLTEVLLTTAKLLAPFTPMLAEDIYLNLSNGESVHLDDYPTANEDLIDLELERDMETARRVVELARNVRNETGLKTRQPLSELILSMDQEFNLSGYVEIIKDEINVKHIHVETDDSGFVDFTLKLNLKVAGKKYGKNVGFLQNFFKGMSAEDTRSIVEKGVLNVVSPEGEELQLTAEELLVEKKAKEGFASASGYGLTVALNTDITPELEQEGWVREVVRAVQDYRKKLDLPIEKYVALTLDVDSELRQAIENFDSVLRENVLVTTVTFGQAEPVERVEVNGKTIGVHIGE; encoded by the coding sequence ATGAACAGAGTAGATGTCAAAGAAAAGGCACGGTCCCGCGACCTGCGCATCCTGAGCAAATGGAAGCAGGAGGACACGTTCCGCAAAACGATCACGCATCGTGAGGGTAAGCCAAACTTTGTATTTTATGAAGGCCCGCCAACAGCTAATGGTAAACCGCATATCGGTCACATGCTGGGCCGTGTAATTAAGGATTTTGTCGGCCGTTACCAGACGATGAAGGGGTATCGTGTCGTACGTAAGGCGGGTTGGGATACCCATGGCCTGCCGGTAGAATTAGGTGTACAGAAGCAACTGGGCATTTCCCATAAGCCTGAAATTGAGGAATACGGCGTTGAAAAGTTTATCAAAAAATGTAAAGCCAGCGTGTTTGAGTATGAGCAGCAATGGCGTGATCTGACCGAAGCGATCGGCTACTGGACAGACCTCGATCATCCATACATCACGCTGGATAATAATTATATCGAGAGTGTGTGGAACATTCTGGCGACGATTCACGAAAAGGATCTGCTGTATCGCGGTCATCGCGTAAGTCCGTATTGTCCGGATTGTCAGACAACGCTGAGTTCCCATGAAGTGGCACAGGGCTACAAAGACGTGAAAGACCTGAGTGCCACGGCCAAATTTAAGCTGCATAGCAGTGGTGAATATGTACTGGCCTGGACGACAACACCTTGGACCTTGCCGAGTCACGTGGCACTGGCTGTCAATCCTGACCTGGAGTACGCTCGTGTGAAACAGGAAGACGGTGTATACATCGTTGCCAAAAATCTCGTCGAAGATGTGATTAAAGGCGATCATGAAGTGATTGGCACGCTGCCGGGTTCGGAACTGGTAGGTCAAACGTATACTCCGCCATTTACGTATTTCCAAGTCGAGAAGGGCAATCAGATTCTGGGTGCGAAGTTCGTAACGGACTCCAGCGGTACAGGTATCGTTCATATGGCTCCGGCGCATGGCGAGGATGATTACCGGGTATGCCGTGAAAATGGCGTTGGATTCATCAATGTGGTGGATCTCCAAGGTAACTATGTAGACGAAATCACTGATTTTGCAGGCCGTTTTGTGAAGGACTGTGATGTGGATATTGTTAAAATGCTGTCGGAAAAAGGTTTGTTGTACAGCAAAGAAAAATACGAGCATAGTTATCCGTTCTGCTGGCGCTGTGATACTCCGCTATTGTACTACGCCATGGACAGCTGGTTTATCAAAACAACCGCCATCAAGGATCAACTGATTGCCAACAATAACGAAGTTGAATGGTATCCGGGTCATATACGCGAAGGACGCTTCGGCAAGTTTTTGGAGGAATTGGTGGACTGGAACATCAGCCGTGATCGCTATTGGGGCACACCGCTGAATATCTGGGTTTGTGAGGAAACCGGAGAGCAGTTCGCTCCGCATAGTATTGCTGAACTACGGGAACGTGCGATTGGTGTACCAGCCGACATTGAGCTGCACAAGCCATATGTGGATGAAATTAAGGTTCGCAGTACATGCGGCAAATACGAAATGACCCGTACACCGGAAGTGATCGACGTATGGTTCGACAGCGGCTCCATGCCGTTTGCCCAACATCATTATCCGTTTGAAAATAATGAAACATTCGAGCAGCAATTCCCGGCAGACATGATCTGTGAAGGTATTGACCAGACTCGTGGCTGGTTCTACAGCTTGTTTGCTGTTTCTACCATGCTGACAGGCAAAGCCCCTTATAAAGCAGTTATGGCGACAGGCCACGTACTGGATGAGCAGGGACAGAAAATGTCCAAATCCAAGGGGAATGTGATTGATCCGTGGGAAGTGATTGACGAGTACGGTACAGATGCTTTTCGTTGGGCTTTGTTGTCCGATAGTGCACCGTGGAATAGCAAACGTTTTTCCAAAGGCATTGTTGGCGAAGCCAAATCGAAGCTGGTAGATACGCTCGTAAATACACACGCTTTCCTGACCTTGTATGCGGATATCGATGGTTTTGATCCGGCGCAGCATCCGTTCAAGCCATCGGCACACAAGCTGGATCGCTGGATTTTGTCCCGTCTCAACAGCTTGATTCTGGTGGTGGACAAAGCACTGGCTGTGAACGATTTCCTGAACTCGTCCAAAGCGATTGAGTCGTTCGTGGATGAACTGAGCAATTGGTATATCCGCCGTTCGCGTGATCGGTTCTGGGGCAATGGCCTTACAGAAGATAAATTGGATGCGTACCGCACACTGACTGAGGTGTTATTGACGACAGCGAAGCTGCTTGCGCCGTTCACACCGATGCTGGCTGAGGATATTTACCTGAACCTGAGCAACGGGGAAAGCGTTCATCTGGATGATTATCCAACTGCCAATGAAGACCTGATTGATCTGGAGTTGGAACGTGACATGGAGACGGCTCGCCGCGTAGTAGAACTGGCGCGCAATGTCCGCAACGAAACGGGGCTGAAAACGCGTCAGCCATTGTCCGAATTGATTTTGTCCATGGATCAGGAATTTAATCTGAGTGGTTATGTGGAAATCATCAAGGATGAGATCAATGTGAAACATATTCATGTTGAAACGGACGATAGCGGCTTTGTAGACTTCACGCTGAAGCTCAATTTGAAGGTAGCGGGCAAGAAATACGGCAAAAATGTCGGCTTTCTGCAAAACTTTTTTAAAGGAATGTCTGCTGAAGACACCCGTTCGATTGTGGAAAAAGGAGTGCTGAACGTGGTTTCTCCAGAAGGGGAAGAGTTGCAGCTTACAGCAGAGGAATTGCTGGTGGAGAAAAAAGCGAAGGAAGGCTTTGCTTCCGCTTCCGGCTATGGTTTAACCGTAGCATTGAACACGGACATTACGCCTGAGCTGGAGCAAGAGGGTTGGGTACGTGAGGTAGTTCGTGCGGTGCAGGATTACCGTAAGAAGCTGGATCTGCCGATTGAAAAGTATGTGGCACTTACGCTGGATGTTGATAGTGAGCTGCGTCAGGCGATCGAAAACTTCGATTCGGTGTTGCGTGAGAACGTATTGGTAACGACAGTGACATTTGGTCAAGCCGAGCCTGTGGAACGCGTAGAAGTGAACGGTAAAACTATCGGTGTGCATATTGGGGAATAA
- a CDS encoding YggT family protein — MIEVIGWLFQIYSYMIIAYVLMSWLPNARESVIGDLLAKFVEPYLSPFRRFIPPIFGMIDISPIVALIALRFASYGLMSLISNFV; from the coding sequence TTGATCGAGGTAATCGGTTGGCTATTTCAGATTTATTCTTACATGATCATTGCATATGTCCTGATGTCCTGGCTTCCTAATGCAAGAGAAAGTGTAATCGGTGATTTACTTGCCAAGTTTGTGGAGCCGTATTTGTCTCCTTTTCGCAGATTTATACCACCAATCTTCGGAATGATTGATATTTCACCCATCGTTGCACTGATTGCTCTGCGTTTTGCGTCGTACGGTTTGATGTCTTTAATTAGCAATTTCGTCTAG
- a CDS encoding dihydroorotase → MNQLIMNASVLNEQGEAELKSILIADGKILAIVNADAGVSLLVDEGTSEQESQVEKIDAQGKLVIPGLIDMHVHLREPGFEYKETIETGSRAAVKGGFTTIACMPNTRPVTDNADTVQLVLKKGQDAGLAKVLPYAAITKNELGRELTDFEALKAAGAIGFTDDGVGVQSAQMMKDAMARAKALDMPVIAHCEDNTLVEGAAVTEGEFAKRHGLKGIPNESEAIHVGRDILLSEATGAHYHVCHVSTEQSVRLIRHAKSFGIKVTAEVCPHHLVLSDEDIPGLDANWKMNPPLRSPRDVQACIEGLEDGTIDIIVTDHAAHSEEEKAKGLELAPFGIVGFETAFPLLYTKFVATGQWTLDFLVRRMTADPARVFRLDTGRLEEGAPADLTMIDLEQEQAVDPQAFASKGRNTPFTGWKLKGWPVKTWVDGKLVWSADQAN, encoded by the coding sequence ATGAACCAATTAATTATGAACGCAAGCGTATTGAACGAACAGGGCGAAGCTGAACTGAAATCTATTCTGATCGCGGACGGAAAAATCCTAGCAATCGTAAATGCGGACGCTGGAGTTAGTCTCCTCGTGGACGAAGGGACATCCGAGCAGGAGAGCCAAGTCGAAAAAATCGATGCCCAAGGCAAGCTGGTGATTCCCGGTTTGATCGACATGCATGTGCATCTGAGAGAACCTGGCTTTGAATATAAAGAAACGATTGAAACGGGCAGCCGTGCGGCGGTGAAAGGTGGATTTACGACGATTGCCTGCATGCCGAACACACGCCCGGTGACAGACAATGCGGATACGGTTCAACTGGTACTGAAAAAGGGGCAGGACGCCGGGCTTGCCAAGGTACTTCCTTACGCAGCCATTACGAAAAACGAGCTGGGACGGGAACTGACGGACTTTGAAGCGCTCAAAGCAGCAGGCGCAATCGGCTTTACTGACGACGGTGTCGGAGTGCAAAGCGCGCAAATGATGAAGGACGCCATGGCGCGGGCCAAAGCACTGGATATGCCGGTTATTGCTCACTGCGAAGATAACACGCTTGTTGAAGGAGCGGCGGTGACAGAAGGCGAATTTGCCAAGCGTCACGGACTTAAAGGCATTCCGAACGAATCCGAAGCGATTCACGTCGGACGGGACATTTTACTATCTGAGGCAACCGGGGCACACTATCATGTATGCCATGTTAGCACAGAGCAGTCAGTGCGGTTGATTCGCCACGCAAAATCTTTTGGCATCAAGGTAACGGCTGAGGTATGTCCACACCATCTGGTATTGTCGGATGAAGACATTCCGGGGCTGGATGCGAATTGGAAAATGAATCCTCCGCTGCGCTCCCCGCGTGATGTGCAGGCCTGCATCGAGGGACTGGAGGACGGTACGATCGACATCATCGTAACCGACCATGCGGCACACAGCGAAGAAGAGAAGGCAAAAGGCTTGGAACTGGCACCTTTCGGTATCGTTGGCTTTGAAACAGCTTTCCCGCTGCTATACACGAAATTTGTAGCTACCGGACAGTGGACGCTCGACTTTCTGGTGCGGCGCATGACGGCTGACCCGGCACGTGTCTTCCGCCTCGACACAGGGCGTCTAGAAGAAGGAGCACCTGCGGACCTGACCATGATTGATTTGGAGCAGGAGCAGGCAGTTGACCCGCAAGCATTTGCCAGCAAAGGACGCAACACCCCTTTTACAGGCTGGAAGCTCAAAGGCTGGCCCGTAAAAACCTGGGTAGACGGCAAACTGGTTTGGTCGGCTGACCAAGCAAACTAA
- the pyrR gene encoding bifunctional pyr operon transcriptional regulator/uracil phosphoribosyltransferase PyrR, which yields MSNETHVLMDEIAIRRALTRIAHEILEKNKGIDNCVLVGIRTRGVHLAQRLAAKIAEIEGAPIPWGELDVTAYRDDRGNNAEAKGNGKELLMNPADVSVHDKKVILFDDVLYTGRTIRAAMDALMHCGRPQMIQLAVLADRGHRELPIRPDYIGKNIPTSKSEEIVVALQETDGKDEVTINQNRGEQA from the coding sequence ATGAGTAATGAAACACATGTACTGATGGATGAAATTGCGATTCGCCGGGCTTTGACACGGATTGCACATGAAATTTTGGAAAAAAACAAAGGCATTGACAATTGTGTGCTGGTAGGCATTCGAACGCGAGGGGTTCATCTGGCGCAGCGTCTCGCTGCAAAAATCGCTGAAATTGAGGGCGCTCCGATTCCATGGGGGGAGCTTGATGTCACAGCTTACCGTGATGACCGGGGGAACAATGCCGAAGCCAAGGGAAATGGAAAAGAGCTTTTGATGAATCCCGCTGACGTATCGGTTCATGATAAGAAAGTCATTCTCTTCGACGATGTGCTGTACACAGGCCGTACCATTCGCGCGGCGATGGACGCATTGATGCACTGCGGAAGACCGCAAATGATCCAGTTGGCGGTGCTGGCAGATCGCGGACACCGTGAGCTTCCGATTCGTCCAGATTACATCGGCAAAAACATCCCGACCTCCAAATCCGAGGAAATCGTAGTTGCGCTTCAGGAGACGGACGGTAAGGACGAAGTGACGATCAATCAGAACCGGGGGGAACAGGCATGA
- a CDS encoding TraR/DksA C4-type zinc finger protein, producing the protein MSPLTEQQLQGLRNELLERKKEIEHRLQDNDHYGLGDSQRDQTGELSPIDNHPGDLATETYERAKDISLLEHDEFQLERIESALMAMDKGTYGICAASGKPIPYERLLAVPYTIYCKEYSPETEVSNRRPVEEEFLAPAFGRTSLDEREDQNGFDGEDAWQIVESWGTSNTPAMAESGEIHSYDDMEIEANDDNMGFVEPYESFVATDIYGKNVSVVRSSIYQRYLDDGEGEGLLEPDTHEDE; encoded by the coding sequence ATGTCCCCATTGACGGAGCAACAATTGCAGGGATTGCGTAACGAACTGCTGGAACGTAAAAAAGAAATTGAGCATCGTTTGCAGGACAACGATCATTATGGACTCGGCGATTCCCAACGCGATCAGACCGGCGAGCTTTCCCCTATTGATAATCATCCGGGTGATTTGGCTACCGAAACGTATGAGCGAGCCAAGGACATTTCCCTATTGGAGCACGACGAATTTCAATTAGAACGCATCGAATCAGCCTTAATGGCAATGGATAAGGGAACCTATGGCATTTGTGCAGCCAGCGGCAAACCAATTCCTTATGAGCGTCTGTTAGCTGTTCCCTATACCATTTACTGCAAAGAATACAGCCCTGAAACTGAAGTTTCCAACCGACGCCCGGTGGAAGAGGAATTCCTGGCTCCCGCATTCGGCAGAACAAGTCTGGATGAGCGTGAAGATCAAAACGGCTTTGACGGCGAGGACGCCTGGCAAATCGTTGAAAGCTGGGGTACATCGAATACACCAGCCATGGCTGAAAGTGGAGAAATTCATAGCTACGACGATATGGAAATTGAGGCCAACGATGATAATATGGGCTTTGTAGAGCCTTACGAAAGCTTTGTAGCCACAGACATATATGGAAAAAATGTATCGGTTGTCCGCAGCTCCATTTATCAGCGTTATCTGGATGATGGTGAGGGCGAAGGTCTGCTAGAGCCGGATACGCACGAAGACGAATAG
- a CDS encoding RluA family pseudouridine synthase, whose translation MKEVNENGEATGLSYEDELEGESLEWTAESGDAKTRIDKYIAEQMKDVSRSQIQLWIGNSRVLVNGTAIKANYKLAEGDRISLSVPEPESVDIVPENIPLDVVYEDSDVIVINKQRGLVVHPAPGHSSGTLVNALMYHCHDLSGINGELRPGIVHRIDKDTSGLLMAAKNDQAHASLAAQLKDHSVTRKYIALVHGHLSHDQGTVDAPIGRDSGDRKLFTVTERNSKHAVTHFLVIERLGDYTLLELQLETGRTHQIRVHMKFIGHPLVGDPMYGRSKGVRMDGQALHAAVLGFKHPTTGEYMEFSKPIPPDMEDVLASLRSR comes from the coding sequence ATGAAAGAAGTAAACGAAAACGGCGAAGCCACAGGTTTGTCTTATGAGGACGAACTGGAGGGTGAATCTCTGGAATGGACAGCGGAATCCGGGGATGCCAAAACACGTATAGACAAATATATCGCCGAACAAATGAAGGATGTGTCCCGTTCCCAGATTCAATTGTGGATCGGGAACAGTCGAGTGCTGGTGAATGGGACAGCGATCAAAGCGAATTACAAGCTGGCTGAAGGTGATCGAATTTCATTATCCGTACCTGAGCCGGAGAGTGTAGATATTGTACCGGAAAATATTCCGCTGGATGTTGTTTATGAGGATTCGGACGTCATTGTCATTAACAAGCAACGTGGTCTGGTTGTACATCCTGCGCCGGGACACTCTTCGGGAACACTGGTCAACGCGCTCATGTACCACTGTCATGATCTTTCCGGAATTAACGGAGAATTGCGTCCAGGTATCGTCCATCGTATTGATAAGGATACATCAGGACTGCTGATGGCGGCCAAAAATGATCAGGCTCACGCCTCGCTCGCAGCGCAGCTCAAGGACCACAGCGTCACTCGCAAATATATAGCGCTGGTTCACGGCCATCTAAGTCATGATCAGGGGACGGTAGATGCTCCCATCGGGCGTGATTCGGGGGATCGCAAATTGTTCACCGTGACAGAGCGTAACAGCAAGCATGCAGTTACCCATTTTCTCGTGATTGAGCGTTTGGGGGATTATACCTTGCTGGAACTTCAATTGGAAACAGGGCGCACGCATCAAATCCGTGTGCATATGAAATTTATTGGGCACCCGTTGGTCGGTGATCCGATGTATGGACGTAGCAAAGGGGTCCGTATGGACGGTCAGGCACTGCATGCTGCAGTATTGGGCTTTAAGCATCCCACCACTGGAGAGTATATGGAGTTCAGCAAACCGATTCCTCCCGATATGGAAGATGTACTGGCATCCTTACGCAGTCGGTAA